A window of the Campylobacter massiliensis genome harbors these coding sequences:
- a CDS encoding UDP-N-acetylmuramate dehydrogenase: MTQLVDFSKFSSVRVGGVHEVAVLERIEDALKPEFAGRVMIGGANNLLISPNPPPMMMLGSAFDYINLSGDVLSIGAATKSGKIYNFAKKHNIGGFEFLQNIPGTLGGLIKMNAGLCGVSISDDLLAVRLGRGWVERERISFNYRKSGIDEPIFGAEFKILREFDVALAADFAAKRANQPKGASFGSCFVNPPGDYAGRLIEAVGLKGYAIGGAKFSEQHANFIVNFNAASFADVTGLINLARERVLEQFGVELKTEVVAI; the protein is encoded by the coding sequence ATGACGCAGCTTGTAGATTTTTCCAAATTTAGCTCGGTGCGAGTGGGCGGCGTGCACGAGGTGGCGGTGCTAGAGAGAATAGAGGACGCGCTAAAGCCGGAATTTGCCGGGCGCGTGATGATAGGCGGCGCGAACAACCTACTCATCTCACCAAACCCGCCCCCGATGATGATGCTAGGCAGCGCGTTTGATTATATAAACTTAAGCGGCGACGTGCTCAGTATCGGAGCTGCGACGAAATCGGGCAAAATTTACAACTTCGCCAAAAAGCATAATATCGGCGGATTTGAGTTTTTGCAAAATATCCCGGGCACGCTTGGGGGCCTCATCAAAATGAACGCGGGGCTTTGCGGCGTTAGCATCAGCGACGATCTACTCGCGGTACGGCTAGGGCGCGGCTGGGTAGAGCGCGAGAGGATAAGCTTTAACTACCGCAAAAGCGGGATAGATGAGCCGATTTTCGGCGCCGAGTTTAAAATCTTGCGCGAATTTGACGTAGCGCTCGCCGCCGATTTTGCCGCTAAACGCGCAAATCAACCAAAGGGCGCTAGCTTTGGTAGCTGTTTCGTAAATCCGCCGGGCGACTACGCGGGCAGACTAATCGAAGCGGTGGGGCTTAAAGGCTACGCGATAGGCGGAGCTAAATTTAGCGAGCAACACGCAAATTTCATCGTAAATTTTAACGCCGCGAGCTTTGCGGACGTGACGGGACTCATAAATTTAGCTCGCGAGCGCGTTTTGGAGCAGTTTGGCGTCGAGCTAAAAACCGAAGTAGTCGCGATTTAG
- the hcp gene encoding hydroxylamine reductase — MSYNQEMFCHQCQMSAPEGCGAKGQDRGTCGKTSTLALLQDTMVFGLKGLSAYRHHAHELGADTSAVDTVMADTLYFTLTNSNFNFDEHIAQLMAVGSAGVQMMDILSEAHTAKFGVPTPVKVSQNKVEGKAILVSGHNLHALEALLKATEGKGINIYTHSEMLPAHGYPQLRKYPHLKGNVGKAWFDQTKLFNEFKGAILMTTNCIVPLRSSCSYADRLFGYSIAGTDGVKHIQNDDFTPLIECALACGDVSIDSDESLVTGGHYKTILSLAPQILDAISSGKIRRFFVIAGCDAPGKGREYYRELALSLPKDCVILTSSCGKFRFNDVDFGTVPGTELPRYIDLGQCNDSNGAVKIALALSEATGIAVNDLPVSIVLMWMEQKAVIILLALLSLGVKNVNVGPTVPEFFNDEILGFLVQNFGLRLISGDAQADLKYFLGE, encoded by the coding sequence ATGAGTTACAATCAAGAGATGTTCTGTCATCAGTGCCAAATGAGCGCGCCTGAGGGTTGCGGCGCCAAAGGTCAAGACCGCGGCACCTGCGGTAAAACCTCCACGCTGGCGTTACTTCAAGACACTATGGTTTTCGGACTTAAGGGGCTTAGCGCCTACCGCCACCACGCGCACGAGCTCGGCGCCGATACTAGCGCGGTCGATACCGTTATGGCAGACACGCTGTATTTCACGCTGACGAACTCAAATTTTAACTTTGACGAGCATATTGCGCAGCTGATGGCCGTCGGAAGCGCGGGCGTGCAGATGATGGATATTTTAAGCGAGGCGCATACCGCAAAATTCGGCGTACCGACCCCGGTCAAGGTAAGCCAAAACAAGGTCGAGGGCAAGGCTATTTTGGTTAGCGGTCACAACCTGCACGCTCTTGAGGCGCTGCTAAAGGCGACCGAGGGCAAGGGCATCAATATCTACACCCACTCCGAGATGCTCCCTGCGCACGGCTATCCACAGCTTCGCAAGTATCCGCACCTAAAGGGCAACGTCGGCAAGGCGTGGTTCGATCAGACTAAGCTTTTTAACGAATTTAAAGGCGCGATTTTGATGACCACGAACTGCATCGTGCCGCTTCGCTCATCCTGTAGCTACGCGGACAGGCTGTTTGGCTACTCTATCGCGGGCACAGACGGCGTCAAACATATCCAAAACGACGATTTTACGCCGCTCATCGAGTGCGCGCTTGCATGCGGTGACGTGAGCATCGACAGCGACGAGAGCTTGGTAACGGGCGGACACTACAAGACGATTTTAAGCCTTGCGCCGCAAATTTTAGACGCGATCAGCTCGGGCAAAATCCGCCGCTTCTTCGTCATCGCGGGCTGCGATGCGCCTGGCAAAGGACGAGAGTATTACCGCGAGCTAGCGCTTAGCCTGCCGAAAGACTGCGTGATTTTGACCTCCAGCTGCGGCAAATTCCGCTTCAACGACGTGGATTTCGGAACCGTGCCCGGCACCGAGCTTCCGCGCTATATCGACCTTGGTCAGTGCAACGACAGCAACGGCGCGGTCAAGATCGCTCTGGCGCTTAGCGAGGCTACGGGCATCGCGGTAAACGATCTGCCGGTCTCGATCGTGCTGATGTGGATGGAGCAAAAGGCGGTCATCATCCTGCTTGCGCTGCTTAGCTTGGGCGTTAAGAATGTCAACGTGGGCCCTACGGTGCCTGAGTTTTTCAACGACGAAATTTTGGGCTTTTTGGTGCAAAATTTCGGCCTTCGCCTAATCAGCGGCGACGCGCAGGCGGATTTGAAATACTTCCTGGGCGAGTAA
- a CDS encoding phosphatidate cytidylyltransferase, with protein MNPQNHILNLFLGLIAVLVVSSVVAFMLKAKLGAENKTIANLTSRINAWWAMILVIFAFTYMGKNAVIFLFLLVSFAALREFLSLIYIRRGDHIALVSCFYVILPAQYIFIYADWYAMAMIFIPVYGFLFLPILAAICGDAVYFLERSTKIQWALMICVFCISHIPALLLLDLERGNGMELMLFLILVVQSSDVLQYVWGKLFGKRKIAPSISPSKTVVGFAGGVLSASALAACLHHLTPFGAVGAFFIGLAVCMMGFLGGLVMSAIKRDLGIKDWGYMISGHGGMLDRMDSLCFAAPIFFHIVRYFYA; from the coding sequence ATGAACCCGCAAAATCATATCTTAAATCTATTTTTAGGACTCATCGCAGTGCTAGTCGTCTCTAGCGTCGTTGCCTTTATGCTAAAGGCAAAATTAGGCGCCGAGAACAAAACCATTGCAAATTTGACCTCGCGCATAAACGCCTGGTGGGCGATGATTTTGGTGATTTTTGCGTTTACGTATATGGGCAAAAACGCCGTGATATTTTTGTTTTTGCTCGTATCTTTTGCTGCATTGCGCGAGTTTTTGTCGCTCATCTACATCCGCAGGGGCGATCATATCGCGCTCGTGTCGTGCTTTTACGTGATTTTGCCCGCGCAGTATATCTTTATCTATGCCGACTGGTACGCGATGGCGATGATATTTATCCCGGTTTACGGATTTTTGTTTTTGCCGATTTTGGCGGCTATTTGCGGCGATGCGGTATATTTTTTAGAGCGCTCGACGAAGATCCAGTGGGCGCTGATGATCTGCGTGTTTTGTATCTCGCACATCCCCGCGCTTCTTTTGCTGGATCTTGAGCGCGGTAACGGCATGGAGCTGATGCTATTTTTGATCCTGGTTGTACAGTCTAGCGACGTGCTGCAGTACGTCTGGGGCAAGCTTTTTGGCAAGCGCAAGATCGCGCCTAGCATCAGTCCGTCTAAGACCGTGGTCGGCTTTGCGGGCGGGGTGCTTAGCGCTAGCGCACTGGCTGCGTGCTTGCATCATCTCACGCCTTTTGGCGCGGTAGGGGCGTTTTTTATCGGGCTTGCCGTTTGCATGATGGGCTTTTTAGGAGGGCTTGTTATGTCTGCGATCAAGCGCGATCTGGGCATCAAGGACTGGGGTTATATGATCAGCGGGCACGGCGGGATGCTTGACCGTATGGACTCGCTGTGCTTTGCGGCGCCGATATTTTTTCACATAGTTAGATATTTTTACGCGTGA
- the fliQ gene encoding flagellar biosynthesis protein FliQ, which translates to MQSTLIELGIETFKIALYLSFPMLLAGLSAGLIISIFQATTQINEMTLSFVPKIILVVVVIIFLMPWMVSMMVDFTTRMIEFIPNFVQ; encoded by the coding sequence ATGCAATCAACGCTCATAGAACTCGGTATCGAAACCTTTAAGATCGCGCTTTATCTAAGCTTCCCGATGCTGCTAGCGGGCCTGTCGGCGGGCCTTATCATCAGTATATTTCAGGCTACGACGCAGATAAACGAGATGACGCTAAGCTTCGTACCAAAGATCATCCTCGTCGTCGTCGTGATTATATTTTTGATGCCGTGGATGGTCTCGATGATGGTTGATTTCACGACGCGTATGATAGAGTTTATCCCAAATTTCGTGCAATGA
- a CDS encoding DUF1287 domain-containing protein gives MKIWSKILLLALTANFAFAFSAEKLVQDARAQVGRTLFYDPSYERLAYPMGDVDMIRGVCTDVVVRALRGQDIDLQRLIHEDMSANFNAYPKNWGAKKTDKNIDHRRVPNIATYLKRKGYETKGEFRTGDIVTWRLDNGRPHIGIVSDKFAANKNPLVIHNIGLGAQEEDVLNVYEITGHFRIK, from the coding sequence ATGAAAATTTGGAGCAAAATTTTACTTTTAGCGCTGACGGCAAATTTTGCCTTTGCATTTTCGGCCGAAAAGCTCGTGCAAGACGCTAGAGCGCAGGTCGGACGGACGCTGTTTTACGATCCTTCGTACGAGAGGCTAGCCTATCCGATGGGCGACGTGGATATGATAAGAGGCGTTTGCACCGACGTCGTAGTTAGGGCGCTGCGCGGGCAGGATATCGATCTGCAGCGGCTCATCCACGAGGACATGAGCGCAAATTTTAACGCCTATCCAAAAAACTGGGGCGCGAAAAAGACCGACAAAAACATCGATCATCGCCGCGTGCCAAACATCGCGACCTATCTAAAACGCAAGGGCTACGAGACGAAGGGCGAGTTTAGGACCGGCGATATCGTGACGTGGCGGCTGGATAACGGCAGGCCGCACATCGGCATAGTTTCGGATAAATTTGCCGCTAACAAAAACCCGCTCGTGATCCATAATATCGGGCTTGGCGCGCAGGAGGAGGACGTGCTAAATGTTTACGAGATAACGGGGCACTTTAGGATAAAATAA
- a CDS encoding lysophospholipid acyltransferase family protein, which translates to MKEFLAAALDFILCRITIFITGVRPPQELLNIGEGTKIYYANHASHGDFLLIFVSLPYRARKLVRPVAAAEYWESGPVRRFLAKNVFNMLLISRHKDPLEALAQMSEALKTHSLIIFPEGTRKTDDDLALQPFKSGIFRLAQQCPAVPLVPVWIKNARNVLPKGFIIPIPLLCELIVGEEIIYGGEGKGEFLQKTQDALLAMSDTQNDRTKA; encoded by the coding sequence ATGAAAGAGTTTTTAGCGGCCGCGCTTGATTTTATCCTTTGCCGCATCACGATATTTATCACGGGCGTGCGGCCGCCGCAGGAGCTTTTAAACATCGGCGAGGGCACTAAAATTTACTACGCGAACCACGCTAGCCACGGCGATTTTTTGCTGATTTTCGTCTCGCTGCCTTACCGCGCGAGAAAGCTCGTGCGCCCAGTTGCGGCGGCGGAGTACTGGGAGAGCGGGCCGGTGCGCAGGTTTCTTGCTAAAAACGTGTTTAATATGCTGCTAATCAGCCGTCATAAAGATCCGCTAGAGGCGCTAGCGCAAATGAGCGAGGCGCTAAAAACGCACTCTCTCATCATCTTTCCCGAAGGCACGCGCAAGACGGACGACGATCTAGCGCTGCAGCCATTTAAAAGCGGGATTTTCCGCCTGGCGCAGCAGTGTCCCGCCGTCCCGCTCGTGCCCGTATGGATCAAAAATGCGCGAAATGTCCTGCCTAAAGGCTTTATAATACCCATCCCGCTACTTTGCGAGCTGATAGTGGGCGAGGAGATAATCTACGGCGGCGAGGGCAAGGGCGAGTTTTTACAAAAGACGCAGGACGCGCTACTAGCGATGAGCGATACGCAAAATGATAGAACGAAAGCCTAG
- a CDS encoding tetratricopeptide repeat protein: MKKFALTLFLAFCCLSVAQAGPNHNDGLAAKSKGQWKDAENYFKLGCYKEKVDSSCKELGQLYEFGKGSDVKKDSGLAKQAYEKCCEISFGKRSDCCNKVKDKTAVSAEKGCENNDAAACIDYAYEKQDVKYYQKACDLGSNLGCLWTGYSYTEGKNGAEHDPKKGFEIFSKLCDSGYNDGCKFVAMGYRDGKGVEKNIDKAVEILSQICQGERFDGCAKLGEIYQDDTYGKKDEVKAYEYYLLAFTKKEHEASEKYVKYKDNAAKACKANIALGCEYAGSAYYQEKQFAKAAEYFDKGCEHGLVESCLFAGHTYYMPPTESGVAKDLEKAKIYFKKGCDLGSAQSCSTLENIK, from the coding sequence ATGAAAAAGTTTGCTTTAACCTTGTTTTTAGCATTTTGTTGCCTGTCGGTAGCACAGGCCGGACCGAATCACAACGACGGCCTGGCCGCAAAATCAAAAGGCCAGTGGAAGGACGCGGAGAACTACTTTAAGCTAGGCTGCTATAAAGAAAAGGTCGATTCTTCTTGCAAGGAGCTCGGACAGCTTTATGAGTTTGGCAAGGGTTCCGACGTCAAAAAAGACTCCGGCCTCGCAAAGCAGGCCTATGAAAAGTGCTGCGAGATATCGTTCGGCAAGAGAAGCGACTGCTGCAACAAAGTAAAAGACAAAACGGCCGTAAGCGCTGAAAAAGGTTGCGAAAACAACGACGCGGCAGCTTGTATAGATTACGCTTACGAAAAACAAGACGTCAAATACTACCAAAAAGCTTGCGATCTGGGCTCAAATTTAGGATGCCTATGGACGGGCTACTCGTACACCGAGGGCAAAAACGGCGCCGAGCACGATCCTAAAAAGGGCTTTGAGATATTTTCAAAACTTTGCGATAGCGGCTACAATGATGGTTGTAAATTTGTAGCGATGGGCTACAGAGACGGCAAAGGCGTGGAGAAAAATATAGACAAAGCCGTCGAAATCCTAAGCCAAATTTGCCAAGGCGAAAGGTTTGACGGATGCGCGAAGCTGGGCGAAATATACCAGGACGATACCTACGGCAAAAAAGACGAGGTAAAGGCGTACGAATACTATCTCCTAGCCTTCACAAAAAAAGAGCATGAAGCCTCCGAAAAATACGTAAAATATAAAGACAACGCCGCAAAAGCTTGCAAAGCAAATATCGCACTGGGATGCGAATACGCGGGCTCTGCGTACTACCAAGAAAAGCAGTTTGCTAAAGCCGCGGAGTATTTTGACAAAGGCTGCGAGCACGGCCTGGTGGAGTCATGTCTGTTTGCGGGCCACACATACTACATGCCGCCGACTGAAAGCGGAGTCGCAAAAGATCTTGAAAAGGCTAAAATTTACTTCAAAAAAGGCTGTGATCTAGGCTCGGCTCAGAGCTGCAGCACGCTAGAAAATATCAAATAA
- a CDS encoding bifunctional alpha/beta hydrolase/class I SAM-dependent methyltransferase, translating to MEFKESYFITSDGARIFYRYRLASDVACENPGAGEVNLSEDGKFDGSNLGVQTSNETSNLTDERASGADENTELGSSGEGKLGEQNLPNGGENSDSNLNETGKCAASNLSETPSEIAEQNLKFKAAPNAKAVAIFHRGHEHSGRTTHVAEGLADESLSYFAWDQRGHGRSDGERGDAPSIGRLIADVDEFVAHIEQRFGFETQNLAVIAQSVGAVLVSAWLHDYAPRVRCAVLASPAFSVKLYVPFARAGLKAIYRARGNFFVNSYVKAHYLTHDKQRQASYDADSLITRAISVRILLGLYEAAQRVVSDAAAITTPTLLLISGDDWVVEHAPQHEFYNALGARVKRREILEGFYHDTLGESERERAFEIVREFVGERFSAPFSEVDCTHADEYGFSREEADRLATPLPRFSPKNLMFKFQRFGMQAISPWVGGLKIGENTGYDSGSTLDYVYRNEPQGANKFFKFIDKFYLNAIGWRGIRERKRNIKLAIDQAVANLQERGEPLRLLDIASGHGRYILDAAQGHKFERITLRDYSDINVKAGSEMIKERGLQDVASFTQANAFDAASYEGLQDAYTLGVVSGLFELFPDNSVVRTALQGFSSSVKSGGYLIYTNQPWHPQLEMIARALSSHRQGAAWIMRRRSQAEMDQLVANAGFKKVKEWIDGDGIFSVSLAVKI from the coding sequence ATGGAGTTTAAAGAGAGCTATTTTATAACGAGCGACGGGGCGAGGATATTTTACAGATACCGCCTAGCTAGCGACGTAGCGTGCGAAAACCCGGGCGCAGGCGAAGTAAATTTGAGCGAGGACGGCAAATTTGACGGATCAAATTTGGGCGTCCAAACTTCAAACGAAACGTCAAATTTGACCGACGAGCGAGCAAGCGGCGCGGATGAAAATACGGAGTTAGGCTCAAGCGGCGAAGGTAAACTTGGCGAGCAAAATCTACCAAACGGCGGCGAAAACTCGGACTCAAATTTAAACGAAACAGGCAAATGCGCCGCGTCAAATTTGAGCGAGACGCCTAGCGAAATTGCCGAGCAAAATCTCAAATTTAAAGCCGCGCCAAACGCCAAAGCCGTAGCGATTTTTCACCGCGGGCACGAGCACTCGGGTAGGACGACGCACGTGGCGGAGGGGCTAGCGGACGAGAGTTTGAGCTATTTTGCGTGGGATCAGCGCGGACACGGCAGGAGCGACGGCGAGCGGGGCGACGCGCCGAGTATCGGCCGCCTCATCGCCGACGTGGACGAGTTTGTGGCGCACATCGAGCAGAGATTCGGCTTTGAGACGCAAAATTTAGCCGTGATAGCCCAGAGCGTGGGCGCGGTACTGGTCTCGGCGTGGCTGCACGACTACGCTCCGCGCGTTCGCTGCGCGGTGCTGGCTAGTCCGGCGTTTAGCGTGAAGCTTTACGTACCGTTTGCTAGAGCGGGTCTAAAGGCGATCTACCGCGCCCGCGGAAATTTTTTCGTAAACAGCTACGTCAAGGCTCACTATCTCACGCACGACAAACAGCGTCAGGCCAGCTACGACGCCGACTCGCTCATCACTCGCGCGATCTCGGTGCGCATACTGCTGGGGCTTTACGAAGCGGCGCAGCGCGTGGTTTCGGACGCTGCGGCTATCACGACGCCTACGCTGCTGCTGATCTCGGGCGATGATTGGGTCGTAGAGCACGCCCCGCAGCACGAGTTTTACAACGCTCTTGGCGCGCGCGTAAAAAGGCGCGAGATTTTAGAGGGATTTTACCACGATACGCTGGGCGAAAGCGAGCGGGAGAGGGCGTTTGAGATCGTGCGCGAGTTCGTCGGTGAGAGGTTTAGCGCGCCTTTTAGCGAGGTGGACTGCACGCATGCGGACGAATACGGCTTTAGCCGCGAGGAGGCCGATAGGCTAGCTACGCCGCTGCCGAGATTTAGCCCGAAAAATTTGATGTTTAAGTTTCAAAGGTTTGGTATGCAGGCGATTTCACCGTGGGTCGGCGGACTAAAGATCGGCGAAAATACCGGCTACGATAGCGGCAGTACGCTTGACTACGTCTACCGAAACGAGCCGCAAGGGGCGAATAAATTTTTTAAATTTATCGATAAATTTTACCTAAACGCCATCGGCTGGCGCGGTATCAGAGAGCGCAAACGAAATATCAAGCTAGCTATCGATCAAGCCGTGGCAAATCTGCAGGAGCGAGGCGAGCCGCTACGACTGCTCGACATCGCCTCGGGACACGGCAGATACATACTAGACGCCGCGCAGGGGCATAAATTTGAGCGCATAACGCTGCGCGACTACAGCGACATAAACGTAAAAGCCGGCAGCGAAATGATAAAAGAGCGCGGGCTGCAGGACGTCGCGAGCTTTACGCAGGCAAACGCCTTTGACGCCGCTAGCTACGAGGGCCTGCAGGATGCATATACGCTAGGCGTCGTGTCTGGGCTGTTTGAACTTTTCCCTGATAACTCGGTCGTGCGCACCGCGCTACAAGGCTTTTCAAGCAGCGTAAAAAGCGGCGGCTACCTCATCTACACCAACCAGCCGTGGCACCCGCAGCTTGAGATGATCGCGCGCGCTCTATCTAGCCACAGGCAGGGTGCGGCATGGATCATGCGCCGCCGCAGCCAAGCCGAGATGGATCAGCTCGTGGCAAATGCGGGATTTAAGAAAGTAAAAGAGTGGATAGATGGGGATGGGATATTTAGCGTGAGTTTGGCTGTTAAAATTTAA
- a CDS encoding phosphatase PAP2/dual specificity phosphatase family protein, producing the protein MKTKLFLSQLAALVVVAAIFYASYGATNALASARANVPEIYFAWERAVPFWAWSIVPYWSLNLLYALGFFLCRDAGELARYVTQLLAAQLIATLFFIAFPLQMSWEKPTASGLSGFLFSSLAAFDLPFNQAPSLHIILCVVVGAFYLRKARAVWLKAALAAWFALIGLSVLTTYQHHFIDIPTGLAAGCLVLLIRPLDGAPLSFAISREAARYKWAALYLGLAFLTLFAAILGAKIWGAWMLWLSWASLSFALVACGYAFLGAGVFAKNEQGRHAFAAKALLFPYLCVARLNALFWLRGRRLSDEILPGLYLGSVKQAGKFDAVLDCAAEFERPGGAQIYASVPMLDMITPSADELKRSADELERLIKTTLCGGETLPQRAAELGLNFSAKAGCTHGRDFKFNEQMDSRVNLLACVAANESKNAKAEQILTDSNERTTETNGKKVLVCCALGYGRSASVLLAWLVIYAGLGFDDALNLLKSRREKIAVASSLRERIVRLAAEARANSKAE; encoded by the coding sequence ATGAAAACGAAATTGTTTTTATCGCAGCTGGCCGCGCTAGTCGTAGTTGCCGCGATATTTTACGCTAGCTACGGCGCCACGAACGCCCTCGCGAGCGCCCGCGCAAACGTACCCGAGATCTATTTCGCGTGGGAGCGCGCGGTGCCGTTTTGGGCGTGGAGCATCGTGCCGTATTGGTCGCTAAATTTGCTCTATGCGCTTGGATTTTTCCTCTGCCGTGACGCCGGGGAGCTCGCGCGTTATGTCACGCAGCTACTTGCTGCGCAGCTCATCGCGACGCTGTTTTTTATCGCATTTCCTCTGCAAATGTCGTGGGAAAAGCCCACAGCTTCGGGCCTTAGCGGCTTTTTGTTCTCGAGCCTCGCCGCCTTTGACCTCCCGTTTAATCAAGCCCCGTCGCTGCACATCATACTTTGCGTCGTGGTAGGCGCATTTTACCTTCGCAAGGCGCGCGCGGTTTGGCTTAAGGCGGCACTTGCGGCGTGGTTTGCGCTCATCGGTCTTAGCGTGCTGACCACGTATCAGCACCATTTTATCGACATTCCGACGGGGCTGGCCGCGGGCTGCCTCGTGCTACTGATTCGCCCGCTAGACGGCGCGCCGCTTAGTTTTGCTATATCTAGGGAGGCTGCTCGCTACAAATGGGCGGCGCTATATCTAGGGCTTGCGTTTTTGACGCTTTTTGCGGCGATTTTGGGGGCTAAAATTTGGGGCGCGTGGATGCTGTGGCTATCTTGGGCGAGCCTTAGTTTCGCGCTGGTTGCTTGCGGTTACGCGTTTTTGGGCGCGGGAGTTTTTGCTAAAAACGAGCAAGGCCGTCACGCTTTCGCGGCCAAAGCTTTACTTTTTCCCTATCTTTGTGTCGCGCGGCTAAATGCGCTCTTTTGGTTGCGCGGACGCCGGCTTTCAGACGAGATTTTGCCAGGGCTGTATCTAGGCTCGGTTAAGCAGGCGGGCAAATTTGACGCGGTGCTTGACTGCGCGGCCGAGTTTGAGCGGCCTGGCGGCGCGCAAATTTACGCGAGCGTGCCTATGCTAGATATGATAACGCCGAGCGCGGACGAGCTAAAACGCAGCGCGGACGAGCTTGAACGGCTCATAAAAACGACTCTTTGCGGCGGCGAAACTTTACCGCAAAGGGCGGCGGAGCTAGGATTAAATTTTAGCGCCAAGGCAGGCTGCACGCACGGGCGAGATTTTAAATTTAACGAGCAAATGGACTCGCGGGTAAATTTGCTAGCGTGCGTCGCGGCAAACGAAAGCAAAAACGCCAAGGCGGAGCAAATTCTCACGGACTCAAACGAACGAACCACCGAGACAAATGGCAAAAAGGTGCTGGTCTGCTGCGCGCTGGGCTACGGCAGGAGCGCGTCGGTGCTGCTTGCGTGGCTGGTGATTTATGCGGGACTGGGCTTTGACGACGCGCTAAATTTGCTAAAATCTCGCCGCGAAAAGATCGCAGTCGCTAGCTCGCTGCGCGAGCGGATAGTGCGGCTAGCCGCAGAAGCCCGCGCAAATTCGAAAGCGGAGTAA
- a CDS encoding menaquinone biosynthesis family protein, with protein sequence MFKRINVAHSPDADDIFMYKAIDFGWVSSKNLKFSATALDIQTLNDEALKGTYEATAISFALYPLICDEYALLRTAVSFGEGYGPKLVKKKGAVLKRNFKVALSGKHTTNALLFRMAYPQARIVYKNFLEIEGAVLSGEVDAGVLIHESILDFSDELCVEREIWDIWSELAGENLPLPLGGMAVRRSLPITDAIECERVLTEGVRIATAHKPFLSHMLMERNLIRVDKEKLKTYLNLYANDSSVSMNKTQLKAVSRLFALGYERGFYPLPIDAKNYLVPAEYNDIRFS encoded by the coding sequence ATTTTTAAGCGTATAAACGTCGCTCATTCGCCCGACGCCGACGATATTTTTATGTATAAGGCGATTGATTTCGGTTGGGTAAGCTCCAAAAATCTAAAATTTAGCGCAACGGCTCTTGATATCCAGACGCTAAACGACGAGGCGCTAAAGGGCACATATGAAGCCACGGCGATTAGTTTCGCGCTATATCCTCTTATCTGCGACGAATACGCGCTTTTGCGCACGGCGGTGAGCTTCGGCGAGGGCTACGGACCAAAACTCGTCAAGAAAAAGGGCGCGGTTTTAAAGCGAAATTTCAAGGTCGCGCTAAGCGGCAAGCACACGACAAACGCCCTGCTTTTTCGCATGGCCTACCCGCAGGCGCGCATAGTTTATAAAAATTTCCTAGAGATCGAGGGCGCGGTTTTAAGCGGCGAAGTGGACGCCGGCGTGCTGATACACGAGAGCATTCTTGACTTTTCGGACGAGCTTTGCGTGGAACGAGAGATCTGGGATATCTGGAGCGAACTAGCGGGCGAAAATTTGCCGCTGCCGCTGGGAGGCATGGCGGTTCGCCGTAGCCTACCGATAACGGATGCCATCGAGTGCGAGCGCGTGCTAACGGAGGGCGTACGCATCGCCACCGCGCATAAGCCCTTTTTGTCGCACATGCTCATGGAGAGAAATCTTATCCGCGTCGATAAAGAAAAGCTAAAAACCTACCTAAATCTCTACGCAAACGATAGCTCCGTCTCGATGAACAAAACGCAGCTAAAGGCCGTAAGCAGGCTCTTTGCGCTTGGTTATGAGAGGGGATTTTATCCGCTGCCTATCGATGCCAAAAACTACCTCGTACCCGCCGAGTACAACGATATAAGGTTTAGCTAA